Below is a genomic region from Sporohalobacter salinus.
AGTAATTATTTCCTTAATTTCTAGTGGTGGAAATAATCATTTGAATCATAAATTAGATGCTATTGGTTATGGATTTTTTATTCCGATCTTTTTTATCATGGTAGGAGTTAAACTTAATATTGGTACAATGCTTGCTTCAAAGACTATTTGGTTGTTTACTTTTGGCTTAATTATAGCTTCTTATATTGTTAAGTTAATTCCAGCTTTATTATTTAAGTTTGATTATTCGTGGAAAGAGACGATAGGGGCTGGCTTTCTTTTATCATCTAGATTGAGTTTGATTATAGCTGCTTCAGCTATTGGATTGGAATTAGGTCTAATAAGCGAGAGTATTAATTCAGCAATTATATTAACAGCTATATTTACTTGTACTATTTCTCCAATTTTGTTTGATTATTTTTATCCTGAATATAATAAAAAAGTTGAAAAAATTATAATTTCGGGAAATGGAGAACTTCCTTCATTGTTGGTACAGCGATTGAATAATGATCATGAAGCAGATATAGTTATTATTGAACAATCAGAAAGTAAAATGGGGGAAGCTGAAGAATTGGCTTCGGAAGTGGTTGTTGGAGATGTAACTAAAATGTCTACTTTAAAGAAAGCTAATTTAGATCAAGCTACCACCTTTTTAGCTGCTACAGATGATGATCGGATTAATGAGGAAGTTTGTAAAACAGTTAATCAAAAATTTAATGTTGATAATATTCTTGCTTTAAATACTGATATGATTAACAAAGAAGAATTATTAGAAAAGGGTATTCAAGTAATAACACCTTCTTTAGCAACAGTCAGTTTATTGGATCATTTAATAAAGCATCCTAAAGTTTATAACATTTTTACTGAAGAGGAAATAGTAGTAGAAGAAGTAATCTTAAAGCAGAAGTCTTATGAGGGCAATAAGGTATCAGAATTAGATTTATTCGGAGAATGTTTAGTATTATCAATAGAAAGAGATAATGAATTTATCATTCCTCATAGTTATAATCGATTACGATATGGTGATGTTTTAACACTTGTTGGTGATCAGAAATGTATTAAAAAGACAGTTGATAGATTGAAGGCTGGATAAAGGTAAATTCATATATTAGTCTCCTAATAGTAACTATTAGGAGACTTTTTGTTATTTCAAAAAATATTTAAATTCAAGTTTATATCTGATATAATTAGGCATAATATGAATTGAAAGGATTGAGTAGAATGAAGTATATTAGTACAAGAGGAAATTATGATAAGGTAGAAGCTTCTGAAGCGATAAGATTAGGGATGGTGCCGACTGGTGGATTATTTGTTCCAGAGGAGATACCTAGATTAAGTGAAGAAACTATTTATTCAATGGAGAATAGTTCATATCAAGAGATTGCCTATAATGTTTTAACTAAGTTTTTGACTGATTATACAGATGAGGAGTTGCAAGAAGCAATTGCGAGTGCTTACAATACTACTAATTTTTCTACTGAGAAGATAACTCCTCTCTATAAATTAGATGATGAAAGTTATATTCTTGAATTGTGGCATGGGCCAACAGCAGCATTTAAGGATTTAGCATTACAGATTATGCCTTATTTACTGGCGCAGGCTATAGAAAAAAAAGAAACCGATAAAGATATTTTAATTTTGGTGGCTACTTCTGGTGATACAGGCAAAGCTGCATTAGAAGGTTTTAGGAATGTTGATGGTATTAAAATTATTGTTTTTTATCCTGATGAGGGAGTAAGTGAAATTCAAAAGAGACAGATGGTAACTACTACAGGAGATAATACTGCTGTAGTAGCAGTTAACGGTAATTTTGATGATTGTCAAAATAGTGTTAAAGGGATTTTTGGCGACCAGGATTTCAAAAAAATTATTGCTAATAAAGGTTATCAATTTTCTTCAGCTAATTCAATTAATTGGGGTAGGTTAGTACCACAGATTATTTATTATTTTGCAGCTTATGCTGAATTACTTAAAAAAGATGAGATTAAGCGAGGAGAAAAGATAAATATTACTGTTCCTACTGGTAATTTTGGTAATATTTTAGCCAGTTATTATGCTTATCGTATGGGACTGCCGATTAATAGATTTATTTGTGCTTCTAATGATAATAAAGTATTAACTGAGTTTTTTAAAACAGGTGTTTATGATAAGAACCGTGATTTCAAGAAAACAATAAGCCCTTCTATGGATATTCTTATTTCTTCTAATTTAGAGCGTTTTTTATTTGAAATTACTGGACATAATGATAGAAAAATAGATACTTGGTATCGACAGTTAAAAGAGGAAGGTAAGTTTGAAATAGATGAAGAAGTTAAAGATAAGATTGATGAGCTTTTTGTTGGTGAGTATGCTACTGAAGCTGAGATTAAAAAGACTATTAAAAGAGTTTATCGGCAAGATAAGTATTTAATTGACCCACATACAGCAGTAGGAGTTAATGTATATAATAAATACGTAAAAAATTATAATAATAAAGTGGCGACAGTAATTGATGCTACAGCTAATCCTTATAAATTTAGTGCTACTGTTTTAAGTGCCATTGATGATTCATCAATTATAAATGAAATGACTAAGTTTGATATTTTGAAAGAATTAAGTGAAGAGTCGGGAACTGAAATTCATTCTGGTTTAAAAGGGTTAACTGATCGTGAAGTTAAACATGAATTTAAGTGCCAGGTAGATGAAATTAAAGATATGATTCAACAGATTTTATAATATTAAACTTAATAAAAATAGATTAAACCGCAAAGACAGAATAATTTGTCTTTGCGGTAGATTATTTTATTTACATTTCATGTTGTGCAGCAGGAGCAGTTTCAATAGGTTCAGTAATTACTTCAATTGCTTCAAGTTCTTTTTCTTTCTTTTTAGCAGTTATATTATACATTCGGTCGTAATACTCTTTGAGCATTCTTTGAGCTGAGAATTTTTCATGAGACATATCGATACTAGCTTGCATCATTTCTTTCCATTGTTCAGGATTTTCATAGTAAGTTGGAATTACTTCATCATATATAATTTGATGTAGAGCTCTTAAGTCTTGTTCATCTTCACTTAGATGATTATATTCTTCATGAAGTACCTTATCAATTAACCATCCACTGACTCCGTGTTCAGGACCTTCAGCTAACCATCCGTCCATTACGCTTAAATTTAATACTCCATTCATGGCTGCTTTCATACCAGAAGTACCACTAGC
It encodes:
- a CDS encoding monovalent cation:proton antiporter family protein yields the protein MESQFSFNSLLIIIVLAFFVPILIEKIKKPKIPVVVGEILIGVIIGKSGFGLISPDSMLEFLSEFGFAFLMFLSGLEIDFDLIKEAANKRNEENDSFGGPVLNSILLFGLTLVLAFLISKLFVMAGFINNPWLMTLIISTTSLAIVMPTLKEKEIINTDYGQQILISSLLADFLTILMITIFVILMSSGSPYKILLITILFVAFLFFHKMGLILKNNKIFDELAHATAQIKVRASFALIMIFIALAEQLGIEIILGAFLAGVIISLISSGGNNHLNHKLDAIGYGFFIPIFFIMVGVKLNIGTMLASKTIWLFTFGLIIASYIVKLIPALLFKFDYSWKETIGAGFLLSSRLSLIIAASAIGLELGLISESINSAIILTAIFTCTISPILFDYFYPEYNKKVEKIIISGNGELPSLLVQRLNNDHEADIVIIEQSESKMGEAEELASEVVVGDVTKMSTLKKANLDQATTFLAATDDDRINEEVCKTVNQKFNVDNILALNTDMINKEELLEKGIQVITPSLATVSLLDHLIKHPKVYNIFTEEEIVVEEVILKQKSYEGNKVSELDLFGECLVLSIERDNEFIIPHSYNRLRYGDVLTLVGDQKCIKKTVDRLKAG
- the thrC gene encoding threonine synthase — translated: MKYISTRGNYDKVEASEAIRLGMVPTGGLFVPEEIPRLSEETIYSMENSSYQEIAYNVLTKFLTDYTDEELQEAIASAYNTTNFSTEKITPLYKLDDESYILELWHGPTAAFKDLALQIMPYLLAQAIEKKETDKDILILVATSGDTGKAALEGFRNVDGIKIIVFYPDEGVSEIQKRQMVTTTGDNTAVVAVNGNFDDCQNSVKGIFGDQDFKKIIANKGYQFSSANSINWGRLVPQIIYYFAAYAELLKKDEIKRGEKINITVPTGNFGNILASYYAYRMGLPINRFICASNDNKVLTEFFKTGVYDKNRDFKKTISPSMDILISSNLERFLFEITGHNDRKIDTWYRQLKEEGKFEIDEEVKDKIDELFVGEYATEAEIKKTIKRVYRQDKYLIDPHTAVGVNVYNKYVKNYNNKVATVIDATANPYKFSATVLSAIDDSSIINEMTKFDILKELSEESGTEIHSGLKGLTDREVKHEFKCQVDEIKDMIQQIL